TGTGTGGCTTACTGAGAATTATAACAGTGGCACAATTATTTTAATCTttgtaagaaaaaacaaaaaaaacacaagcatttaTTTTAAGCTCTGAAAGTGCAGCCTGCCGCGCTTTGATGTGCTTGGCATGTTCTTAATAAATTCAAACATTTGTAAATGACACAAATTAAAGCATTCGTGGAacttactttaaaataaaacaaaaaaagccttTATATTTAAGTCTGTTGTTCTTTAGATGCTGATCTAAAAGTTCCAAAAGGTTCTTGTTATGacttacagtttaacatctaaAGATTGCCTATCTCTGGATTACAGCAGGCTTGGACAATATGTGGCCCTGCAGCTGTTTTGAAACAACAATCCTATCTTTGGCTGAGACCTCTACATCTAGAACAAATACAGACCCACAGGTTGCGTATCTGCGCAATAgaacattcattttgattacTCTGTTACCTATGCATTACAATTACACTAAATGTCACTCATAATAGTTGTTGGTTTGTACCTAAAATGGCATCGAGCGCCAGTGGACACTGCCTCAACACCTCTTTGTAACTGGTCACTGCTGAACGTTCCTGCCCAGCTTTTTTGTACAAATTGGCTAACATCATGTTAATCTATaagagatagaaaaaaaaagaaaacaaaattatatacagGAAAGAAAATGGTCTCAAACTGTAAAATTAATAGCTTTAATATACCTTTGGAGTTCTTTGTCTGGAAGGGATTCCATCTAGTATGGCAACTGCATCTTTGTCCTGTTTAAGCATTGTATAACACTCTgccattttatattttacttcaaTCTCTGATGGGAGACTCTGAGGAAGCAAAGGAACAACAATATGATCAACATTAAAACGTTACCAAGTGAAACAGGTTCTAAGACTTTTGTGCTGCACTTTTGTGCCAATAATGGGCCAATAATGAGCCATAACCTAGGGCAAGCGATCGCCTTCGTCCCAAATTCATCAGGGGTCCCTACAGTGCAGAGGAAGGAGCTCCCAGGGAAAGGACCTAGACCAGGAACTGGGGATAGATACATTTTTATAACCAATTTTAAAATAGTAGATTtgtcctttcattttttttttggaacaggATCCACATTAGATTTCTGAAACCGCTTTCTATGCCAGGTGTCAGCTTTTTTCTATATGAGATAAGGGATCcccctactgtaaaatattaaatattctaagttactgagagagaaagagaagacaaagagagatctctctctctctctatatatatatatatatatatatatatatatatatatatatatatatatatatatatatatatatatatctctcatcaacaacatttatttatatagtgccaacatatcccATAgcgcaattggggacaaacacagtaaactaataaacaaactgggtaaaacagacaaagaggtgagaaggccctgctcgcaagcttacaatctatgggacaatgggagtttgatacatgagtttaagtctacattttgtattttggtccagccagactgcaaaggtaaaagtgactcataagctaaatgatcctgtcacacgaCATGTTGGTCAGGcagtagttgtcttgtgtgaaattgtgtaacggatggtaatagggtaatgtaatgaggttaagagggtggttgaggaatattataagcttgtctgaagaggtgggttttcagagaatgcttgaaagtttgtagaccagaggagagtcttattgtgcgagggagagaattccatagagtgggtgcagcccgaaaaaagtcctgtaaccgggaatgggagagtgggtgagagacgcagatcttgtgcagaacggagttgccgagttgggagatattttgagacaagagagaagctgtatgttggtgcagctttgtttatggccttgtaggttagtaaaagtattttatttttatataatatatatatatatatatatatatatatatatatatatatatatatatatatatatatatatatatagagatatagagatatatatatagagatctctctcactctctccacATATCTCTCGCACGCTCTATATCTCACCctctacataaatataaatatatatatatctatacacacacgtCACATGTCTCAGAGGTGGCTTCAAGTGTCTATAACAACTTACAATATGTATAATTGCTAATAAGAAGCAAGTTTTCATATTTAACAATGAAGGTTTAACTTCAGAACGCaccatttatatattgtgtaaattattattttattaattatcatAGTATTATTTAAAAGAGCAAATGCATATATTAGCATGACATATATTATAATGCACTTCCTTTTAATTACTTTATTGTTGCATACAAATTAAGTAGATAGATTGAAAGCTTACAAGTAAGGCCTGCTTACAGCTTtatctgtctgttaatacccatatctcattttattactgtgtttgtccccgaAAAGAAGATACTAAGGAGTATGCTactgctatagaaataaatgttaataagaatattgtttaaaaaagcaacccacaatataataaatttgGAGGATGTGTACAAATGAATATGATCCATAATTACTTTCAATCATTCAAATCCTAATTTTCTTTTATAAGGACCATGTACCCCATGTGGTATTAGTTTGATCCATAGATTCCTTGTTTTAAATTAGAAAGTTACACACTACCTATAGAGACACATCCGATCACTACTTTATTAATCCctggaatgaaaaaaataataattgtagggCTCATTATAGCACAAATATCAGCCATGGTTTATCGCACCGGATCCATTGCAAGCCAATCACATTCAACTGAAAAGATTGCTTTGTGATGATAGCTAGTTATTTTGGTTTTGCTTGGGAAGAAAACTGATGAACGTACTGTTCAGTAAGGTCAAAGCAGTTGAATTGTGATACGCTTAGCACGAAGATCTAAAAATCCTTCTTAAGTACAAGTACTTTTAAAGCACAGCTACTATACCTGACTTTGTGGCGCGGTAGTAGTATTTCCGGTGGAGGGTCTGACTTTAGAGGTCTTGGTTAAAGCCTTCTTCTGCTGGAGAGCCATGGTGTACTTGCTGACAGCATTCCGATACTCTTTATCATGAAAGAGAGAATCCGCGTGGTATACTAGCAGCTGGTACTTTTGTGATGGTGAAAACATCTccctgaataaaaaaataaatacataatcaaCAAAACAAATGACAGAAAACTTAAGAACTTGTATACGTCCCTCCATGTCCTCCTGATCCATACTGCTCATCCTGTGTCCTCAAACATCACTTAATGGACATCATCAAATCATTTGTCAAAttttggtgttttgttttttttttaatgagtgcAGTGTTTAAATGTACCTTTTTACTTATTCTGCTGCAATCTAGACCAACTCTCATCTTGTCTAAATGACCATACAAATGTAAACGTAAAGACGtagtaaattaatataaaatgtcaTCAAAATACCATAGTACTTGCAGGATGCACCGgcaaaatggcaatgtctttaaatgCAATTCTTGCCTTCAAAGATATTGCAGTTtgaaatctgccctgcaaagcCGCCGATTATTGGCGACTTGCCAAAAAACGCAGATTGGTACATTTAACCCCTGAACTTTAAAAGCTGGTGGAAGATCTGGTCATCCAGAAGTCACACggaattgtcagatttgtttggtaTAGCTTGTCACACTTATCTTCCAttaaaatgcctgttgatatgttattacagattgaggactctttctttgattacatgtattgttttatcaaatTAACTTTTTAACTATTAAGAGATTAAGGGCAACGTGCAGCCCTTTTTATCATCAATGTTTTTTGTTAttgaaatgttttacaaaattagtggtatgaaagaaaaaaaaataggagcatAGGAGAGGGTAGCACGTGGTATTGGGAAACGACAcaaatgtgcggcccttttgaaggttagaggactgCCCATGTGACCCTTTAAGCGTGTCAAATTGCCCATCACTGGGCTAAAATAATGCATGCAGTAAAGCACTTACTAGCTGGACACTTTTAAAGTCTgtgttattttgaaaaataaactgGTTTGCtacaattacatttattgctAAAAATCGTATAttaaagaaactttttttttacccagAGAGgcaaaaaatatacaatacaaactGCACCTAGCCCTCCTGTTTGGTATTGTGCTTCTCCTCTCACCATTCCGTGGTTTAGTCCTGGCTAACCACTTTGGGATCTCCCTCTTCCTTTTTACTTTGAATCTGTACTTTACAATCTCTGACCTACCTGGGTGTTCATGGCTCATCTGCAGCTATTTGTGCAACAGTGGGGTTTATTTACAGAATGCCAcatcaaaacaaaaaactaagacATTAGCTTCTACTGTCTAACATGCACTAAATCAACCAAAAGCtatattctgattggctgctatgggtaattgtgcattgttagtaaataaccctctgtatgtatgtatgtatgtatgtatgtatgtatgtatgtatgtttgccaTCATTGAATAACAGGATATATTGAGGTTTCTGCCACTCACGGGTTGTTGTTGCTCATAGTCAGCAGGAGACTGCTCAGTAAGCGCACATTGGAGTGTAGCCCGGCCGCAGCCATGTCCCGTACATGATCTATCACATTCATCTTGTAGTGCTAGAAGGCTGGGGAAGATTACAGTGACACAACTACACCCAGCAACACAATTCGCATCAATATACGGCGCCTTCTGACGACCTATATGGAAATATAAGATAGCTGTCTGTGATGCGCCTGCCTACACAACGTATCTTCAAATGCAGTCACTGCAGTCATAGTGCCAAGTTGTTACCAGTCCTATGTATCTACAGCAGTTTATCTTGCATGCCGCAAAATGCAACTTAACCGTGGCTATTATCTGTGACCATCAACTTTGTTTCTGAATAGGCTTTGGACAGGCGCACGCGAGGCGACTTGCTCGGTAGACGTCATTCAAAATGGCGGATACTGCCAGAGGTATGCGTTCcagtgtgggggcggggcttatgcgTTCCAGAGAGGACCGAAACCTATAAGGGCGGAAGTGCTGCTAAACATAGCATAAGCAGAGCGATTTCTGGTGGTTGAGTGGGGGAAACTAGCCGGCTCTACAACCTGTCACTATGTCAGAACAAGCAGTCCTTTTGCTCAGGAAGCAATTAGCAGGTAAGGCTGTGAGCTTGGCAAGCTGTTATAATGTATTTCTATTACTCTGTTCTCTAGTTTcactattgtttaaaaaaaaaaaaaaaaaatctccgaGCCGGATGGTACTAAAACTGGAATTGCTCGTCGTGGTGATGACACCTCTCGTACATGAATTAACTAGAATTAGATATACCGTGTTGTGCAACGCTGTTGAGTCAGTGCCAGCTTCAGGAAACATGGAGCTTTCCTACTATAGTAGTGTTACAAAGCCCAGAAGGCCCAGCCTATTGGTGTCTTAGTCCTCTGGGGTTTGTTGTTCCACAACAGCTTCAGGAGCCACAAGCTGCCTGTCTTTTCTAATCCACGTTCTTAAATAATAGAACTACACCACACAGTTTACATTGCATTTCTTGATGTCTGTTTAAAATGATATACTACTAGACACAGTAGTTTTCCATATTTCTGAATCTTGAAATATGGTTTCCAGTGTAAATCTACTTTTTcacttaacaaaaaaaacagctggTTTACTGTCTGTTAAAATCATGTTctagtttaaaatattttattttttatttcatatgcCAGTGAAACTGTATGCCAAAATTAAATAAGTAGTTGTTGGGAGGCCATTAGAGATCATTCCATTGACCTAAATGTGTTTAACTAGCTCCATGATGCAAGTAACATTTAAAGTAGGTATCACTTGTAGTAATGGACTTGGTTTTTAGAGCTGTTTTTTGGTGTTacacttattttaaaaatgcCATTAGCTGTGAGGCCTTATGATTTAACTGAGTGAACTCTTTAGTTGTTAAAGACTGCACACACAGCTTTTAGGTGAACAACTTATGacactcttctctctccccccccccccccccaatagatTTATCTTTTTGCATAATTTCCACATTTTAATCTATCAAGAGGTTATAAACCTTCCTGGCATTCTCATACTCACTTGATAGAGGTTTTGGTATAATGTATCCTGTTAATACCCATGTTGAACTTGACAATCTTCTTTAAATTGTTCCCATGTTCTACTTATGTACAGGTAGAATGTATAGATACCAACTCTTGATTCTAACACTGAACCATATATCTAGACTACCATAATGGGTGGCAAGATGTCTTAACGATTTTAAGAGCAGGAATGTATGATATTGGTTCTGTGGGTGCTGTATCTATTGGTCATTAATGGCAGAATATTTCTGGGAAGAGATGTGGAGTTTTGTTCCTTCTCCATACAGAAGACTATCAATACTGCACAAGACTAAAACAATTTTGCTTTCAACCTCTATTTCAATGTACAACTTTAAACTTTTCAATAACACTATCACTTTTTCCCTTCCATTTCCATAACTTTTCCATGCCAGCACCACAGATATAGGCATGCCACCACAAATGGacaataaataaaggttaaataGACCCTCCATAACCTAGTGGTGAGTTCCTGCCTCTTCCAGGGGAAGGTTTTTGGTCAGTAAGGCTTGTTGATTCTTCCATCATTCAAGCTTGGGACAACAGGCTGTAGTGCGTATCACAGCAGTGGTGATATCACTAGAACCTGTCTAGGAGGAGTTCTGATCACCTCTGTCTGCTAGTCTCGGATTACACTGAAGTATGTATGACATAATTTGTGTTAAGCGTTTATGGCTCTTCAAGCTGTTTTGGAGTCCTCTCGATACCTTTGTGTCTTGGATCTGTTCAATCTCAGAGGCATCACCTTTTTTGCCCCTATGCCGTTCAGGACCTTTATTGTATGTCTTAAACTGGGTTTTCATTCAATTTCCAATTTTCTATGGAAGTAAAGATACAGCTCAGACTCTGGCatcttacatttttttatttatctttttgtaTGGGGCTATGTGGAGGCTGAagaaggaaataaataaaaaaaaaataaacgctCTTGCTGTTTAACTCAAGAGGTTTCTTTGGTGGTGTTGGCTTTAGGTGTTTTCCATTTCAAAATTATCTGCTTCTCAATAAGGGACTTTCAATTGGCATTTGGAAGGAGGCACACCCCTCATATTATGAGGAAGCAGAATTACGGGAGGACAATGTAGGAGGGGGGAGATTTGCCACTTTTCAGACAAGAGGACAAGCTTATTTTGCTGGTGGTAGATGAGCAATACAAATTACTGTAGATATAAATGAAGTGACAGGGCCTCAATCAGGATCAGATGTTTGGGTTTGGAAACTAGGAATATATTTCAACTAACAGCCTGCAACTGTTAGTTGAAATGCAGAAAACAAATGTTTCATGCCAAAGTTCTCAAAACAAGTCTGGAATTATTGTCCGAAAAGATTCCAGTTGTACCATTGAATGCATCTAAAAATCATATTTATTGCTTGGGGATCCTTAGAACCATTTGGAAACAAGAGGAATAGCTTGAAGACTTGGGCTTAGGATAAATGTGGCTTCCACTTCTGTAGCAAGATTCTAAACATTTTGGCTGAAACAATTGTACTCAAAAGATCAAATTCAAAATTCTGAGAACTGTCTTCCACAGTGCTCTAGTTTGTAATGGATGCAATTCCATTTTTCCCACTTGAAATTCATTGCTATAGTTTATGCTTTCAGCCATACCAATGACTCTATTTCTTAATTTCAGCAGGTGTAAGAGGCTGCCTTAACTATCTGGTGTTAAAATGTTTGCTATGATCAGGCAAGTGGTAGCTTATTTTGAAAGTTCAAATACCCCTTGAAGTTAAAACTACTTTGGGGATTATTATGGACACAAAAGCAGATGTCTGCTGACTGGTACACCTTTTGCTCCGCCGTCTTCCAGGTGCAGGAAAATTGGGGAAACCGCAGCATTTCTGCAGTAAAGCTGTCAtaaccacactccaaaatcacTAGTGGATGGAAGACAGACCGGGCAAAGGCATCCTTTAGATCCTAGAGATGACAAAGGATGTCGTGCACACCTGGAAGGATTGAGGACTCAAGGATAACAAGAGTCAGAAGGCTGCACTCAAATCAGAGCTGCTTGCAGCATGGAAGGCTTCAAACTGAACTCAAGCGTTcatcttgttttagacaagaTGAATGTAGCATGTGTTCTATTCCATCTGTCTTAAGCTAGATGTACTAGGAACAGGTCATTATCTGCAGTTCACCACCATTGTCCCTTCACATGAAGTGGAGAATCAGATGACTTTTCAAAGAAGGCAAATAttaaacccaggagaatggtccctgtatcatgtgttttttttatatcagaaTGAGGTATACTAGTTAGTTTGCCACAAAACAGGGAAGGGGACAGACTCCTTGCTGAATCCCAAGGACACTCCAGAAACCctggtgtcctagcacaatagtGGACATATCCCCTACATATGCTGTCCTGTCCTTTTAAAAGTTTTGAGGGAGGTACTAGAAGATTATCCTACTATCTCCCTGTTTGGTTCAAAATGTGGTCAATGCTACAACTAGCAGATAAAGAACCTTGGATATCCCCAGCCAACAACATTTCAGTGGTGGAAAGACTGTGCCATTCAACAACCATGCTGTCAAgtgaattctaaaaaaaaaggaattcTGGGAAGGTACCTGCTACACAACACTGTTTCCTTCATTTTGGGGCAATCCTATAGAAAATACTTATTACCTGGATATGAGAAGATGCTTTCTTTGTTTAGACTACATGATCATTGGGAAAGCAGGACCCAGCATCTCATTCAGTATAGAAGAAAGCTCCATTTGAGTTTTGGCTTTTGATCTATCCATTGCCAGTTGGACCAGACAGGCATTCTAAGATATAGCAATATATAAAGCACTTACGGGTGCATTCAACCACAGCTGTTTCAACTTCCAGAGCAGAATAGCTTTAGGATGTAGTCCCCTCACTTAAGTGTGTGACCTGTCTTTGTGGTGCTGGGATGGAGGTGCAATGGAAATTGCTTACTAGTAATTGTTTCTATGTAGCCTCTATAACAGCATCCTTAACTAAAATTGAATGTATATCTTGAAGTATTTCAGAATCTCTGGTGCTGGGGTGTAAAGAGGAAGGAGCTGTTCAATCTCTACTTTCTGTCCCTTTCAGGGGTTTCTTATCTCTTGGTGGTGCTGTCGTGCAGGGTATATGGAAACTGTTATTGGTGAGAGTAATTTTCATCTTGACTACTTTTCAGAACTGAACAAGAACCCAGTCGAAGGATTTTCTGCTGGACTGATTGATGACAATGATATCTATAAATGGGAAGTGCTACTTATTGGGCCACAGGACACATTATTGTAAGTGTATGCATCTGTCTATGATCTAACCCTTTGCTGTAGGTTAAATTGCACAATAACATGCatcttttatatttgtaatgtgtGTGCATAAGTTTGTCTtgcttatttatattttgttacaaTGGATTTTATGTGgtggaatatatatttgtacctcTGGTATTAGTTTGTAATGAATAACTTCTAAAAATTCAATGCTTCTGACTCTTCCAGTGAGGGCGGTTTCTTTAAAGTGCACCTTACATTTCCAGTTGACTATCCTTTGAGACCTCCCAAAATGAAATTTATCACTGAAATCTGGCATCCAAATGGTAAGTTGTggggcttcttttttttttttttctctctatgcCAGATCTAAACCTTCCTATGCATTTTCAGACAATGGCAAGCATGAGTGAAAACCCATCTTTACTGAAATCCTTAAACTGACTGTTGTGATTAAGAATGTATTATGAAAATCTGCACCTGTGTGGCTAGACCATGACCATCAGGTTGCATCTCATCATAAGGTTTAATATTATAGGAGTAAGGACCATTGCTGTGTAAGCCTGCCCAGGACAAACTCCATTTTGAGGAGGTGGATGGAGAGTTTGTCCTTTTTCAGACTCAAAGCCTCACACTAGAGCATTCGGTCAACATGACTTACAACAGGAGTTTTTAAAACACTTTACTTAACTGCCTTCAATGTAATTATGATACAATTGTCTATGGCATGTATAACTACTGCATACTAGCTGCTGTAAATGGTTCTCTAGCCATGGGGGTTGAAGAAGCTCAGGAGTCAGTGTATAGAGACTAAGGCTTACAGTTTCCACCCTGAAAAGAAACACTGGCAGCTCCTTGGGCAGCGTTGAAACCTTAATCCCACCATCCTGTTTACTGTATGCTGCTAGATTAGTTAAAACTAAGTACTGTAATGAAATCCTGTGTTTTCTTAATTTCTTGCATCCCTCTTAACAGTTGCAAAGAATGGGGATGTTTGTATATCTATCCTCCATGAGCCAGGTGAAGACAAATTTGGTTATGAGAAGCCTGAGGAACGCTGGTTGCCAATTCACACAGTGGAGACAATTATGATCAGTGTTATTTCTATGCTTGCTGACCCAAACAGTGACTCTCCAGCCAATGTAGATGCCGCAGTGAGTAAAGCTGTAATCTTAAACAGGGGTATATGTAAATCTTGGCATACTGTGTAATACTGCTGGTGAATGCACAGTAAAGTGGGGAACaggctattttttttgtaaagtgtTGTGACTAACAAGCTGCTAACCCGCTTTAGAAGAGACAACCTTGGTTTGCAGTCAGACTTCTTGCATGCCTATTGGGTGATTTAACGTGTTCTGGTGAGCCAAATTGATCTGGTCGTTCAGCAGTTGATCTGACTTGATAGAAGGGCCTCATATAATTGATCAGTTGATTAATTGTGACCTTTCTGAAAGCAAATACAagtcgtttttttgtttttcttatgcaATACTGAAGCTATAGTCAAATATTACAAAGTCAGCCACATGGATGTAACATGGATCCTTGTCTGATTATGGTGGTATTTCTTCTGCCGATGTAGTTTC
The Mixophyes fleayi isolate aMixFle1 chromosome 1, aMixFle1.hap1, whole genome shotgun sequence DNA segment above includes these coding regions:
- the LOC142095423 gene encoding ubiquitin-conjugating enzyme E2 G1-like, which encodes MSEQAVLLLRKQLAELNKNPVEGFSAGLIDDNDIYKWEVLLIGPQDTLFEGGFFKVHLTFPVDYPLRPPKMKFITEIWHPNVAKNGDVCISILHEPGEDKFGYEKPEERWLPIHTVETIMISVISMLADPNSDSPANVDAAKEWREDPNGEFKRKVARCVRKSQEMAFE